In one window of Deltaproteobacteria bacterium DNA:
- a CDS encoding metal-dependent hydrolase, whose amino-acid sequence MPTVVGHALFASALGAGFRARPALIACAAFCAVAPDFDVLAFRFGIPYEAPLGHRGFSHSLLFAALLGLAATLLLRAFLRGAARPGFAPTFALLTLAAASHGFFDALTDGGLGVAFFSPFDHTRYFLPWRPIAVSPLGIARFFSDRGAAVIASEAAWIGAPSLLLWLALRWRAARPAQP is encoded by the coding sequence ATGCCCACCGTTGTCGGCCACGCCCTGTTCGCCTCGGCGCTCGGCGCCGGCTTCCGCGCGCGACCAGCGTTAATCGCTTGCGCTGCGTTCTGCGCGGTCGCGCCCGACTTCGACGTGCTCGCGTTCCGCTTCGGCATCCCGTACGAGGCGCCGCTCGGCCACCGCGGCTTCTCGCACTCACTTCTGTTCGCCGCCCTGTTAGGGCTTGCGGCGACGCTGCTCCTGCGCGCGTTCCTTCGCGGCGCCGCTCGCCCCGGGTTCGCACCTACCTTCGCGCTGCTCACGCTCGCAGCCGCGTCGCACGGCTTCTTCGACGCGCTGACCGACGGCGGCCTCGGCGTCGCTTTCTTCTCGCCGTTCGATCACACGCGTTACTTCCTGCCGTGGCGCCCGATCGCCGTCTCGCCACTCGGCATCGCGCGCTTCTTCAGCGATCGCGGCGCCGCAGTGATCGCGAGCGAGGCCGCGTGGATCGGGGCGCCCTCGCTGCTCCTCTGGCTCGCGCTGCGCTGGCGCGCGGCGCGCCCGGCGCAACCATGA
- a CDS encoding crotonase/enoyl-CoA hydratase family protein: MDCFDLELKYHVAHLRLNRPQAFNSMTPAFWRELPAVVNQLSDEGEARVIVLSSTGKHFTAGMDLAVFQGDGGVANAQAESGANTRSAEPGRARSLMRQSALVFQESFNALERARIPVLAAIQGGCIGGGVDMISACDARYCTADAFFCIQEINLGLTADVGTLQRLPRLVPEGIVREMAYTGRRLPAQKALAVGLVNEVYATQDEMLSAVLGIAREIAEKSPLAVWGSKEMLNYTRDHSIEDGLNYIATWQAGMFFGGDMAEAFVAKKEGRAASFQNLPRQRRTI; this comes from the coding sequence ATGGACTGCTTCGATCTCGAGCTGAAGTATCACGTGGCGCATCTGCGGCTGAACCGGCCGCAGGCGTTCAACTCGATGACGCCCGCGTTCTGGCGCGAGCTGCCCGCGGTCGTGAACCAGCTCAGCGACGAGGGCGAGGCGCGCGTGATCGTGCTCTCGTCGACCGGCAAGCACTTCACGGCGGGCATGGACCTCGCGGTGTTCCAGGGCGACGGCGGCGTGGCGAACGCCCAGGCGGAGAGCGGCGCGAACACGCGCAGCGCCGAGCCCGGGCGCGCGCGCTCGTTGATGCGGCAGTCGGCGCTCGTGTTCCAGGAGTCGTTCAACGCGCTCGAGCGCGCGCGCATTCCAGTGCTCGCCGCGATCCAAGGCGGCTGCATCGGCGGCGGCGTCGACATGATCAGCGCGTGCGACGCGCGCTACTGCACGGCCGACGCGTTCTTCTGCATCCAAGAGATCAACCTCGGCCTGACCGCTGACGTCGGCACGCTGCAGCGCCTGCCGCGGCTCGTGCCCGAAGGCATCGTGCGCGAGATGGCGTACACGGGGCGCCGCCTGCCCGCGCAGAAGGCGCTCGCCGTCGGGCTCGTGAACGAGGTGTACGCGACGCAGGACGAGATGCTCTCCGCCGTGCTCGGAATCGCGCGCGAGATCGCGGAGAAATCCCCGCTCGCAGTGTGGGGTAGCAAGGAGATGCTGAACTACACGCGCGACCACAGCATCGAGGACGGCCTCAACTACATCGCGACGTGGCAAGCGGGGATGTTCTTCGGCGGCGACATGGCGGAGGCGTTCGTCGCCAAGAAGGAAGGCCGCGCCGCGAGCTTCCAGAATCTGCCGAGGCAGCGCCGCACGATCTGA
- a CDS encoding amidohydrolase family protein yields MLDVRIDGGLIVDGTGAPGRVGSIGIRGDKIVAIGEVTEPAKHVVDATGKVIAPGFVDIHTHYDAQVFWDPTLSPSSNHGVTTVVGGNCGFSIAPLTPEAGAYLMPMLSRVEGMPIQSLEKGVPWDWRTFGEYLGKLDGKLAINAGFLVGHCAVRRVVMKERSVGHAATPEELAEMVALLQQSVREGGLGFSTSLAPTHNDGAGEPVPSRHATREEVVALCRAIRDLPGTVLEAIPGTGLWSDKEKSIMADMSLAANRPLNWNLLAPNSINPGIVDHQLAASDYAAERGATVVALSPPTSPTVRINLVAGFVFDALPHWPELFKLSVPARIERLKDPAFRRHLDEGAHSEGAGLLRGLANWERMIVDQVAREEHKHLQGRLIGDIAKEIGKTPFDTMIDLAISERLETSFMPSPIGLDDASWQLRARVWRDPRVVVGASDAGAHLDMIDTFAFSTNLLGNARAKNLASVEECVRWLTDVPARLYGLRGRGRLAEGWQADVVVFDPGTVASGPVHMKYDLPAGAGRLYADAIGVERVFVNGAEIVRDGKDTGARPGTVLRSGRDTVTVEVPGGRAA; encoded by the coding sequence ATGCTCGACGTACGCATCGACGGCGGACTCATCGTGGACGGCACCGGCGCGCCGGGGCGCGTCGGCAGCATCGGCATTCGCGGCGACAAGATCGTCGCGATCGGCGAGGTGACGGAGCCCGCGAAGCACGTCGTCGACGCCACGGGCAAGGTGATCGCGCCCGGGTTCGTCGACATTCACACGCACTACGACGCGCAGGTGTTCTGGGACCCGACGCTCTCGCCTTCGAGCAACCACGGCGTAACAACCGTGGTCGGCGGCAACTGCGGCTTCTCGATCGCGCCCCTGACACCCGAAGCCGGCGCCTACCTGATGCCGATGCTGTCGCGCGTCGAGGGCATGCCGATTCAGTCGCTGGAGAAGGGCGTGCCGTGGGACTGGCGCACGTTCGGCGAGTACCTCGGCAAGCTCGACGGCAAGCTCGCGATCAACGCAGGCTTCCTCGTCGGCCACTGCGCGGTGCGGCGCGTCGTGATGAAGGAGCGCTCGGTCGGCCACGCGGCGACGCCCGAGGAACTCGCCGAGATGGTCGCGCTGCTGCAGCAGTCGGTGCGCGAAGGCGGCCTCGGTTTCTCCACCTCGCTCGCGCCGACGCACAACGACGGCGCCGGTGAGCCCGTGCCGTCGCGCCACGCGACGCGCGAAGAAGTGGTCGCGCTCTGCCGCGCGATCCGCGATCTGCCGGGCACCGTGCTCGAGGCGATTCCCGGCACCGGCCTCTGGAGCGACAAAGAGAAATCGATCATGGCCGACATGTCGCTCGCGGCGAACCGGCCGCTGAACTGGAACCTGCTCGCGCCCAACTCGATCAACCCGGGCATCGTCGATCATCAACTCGCGGCGAGTGATTACGCCGCCGAGCGCGGTGCGACGGTGGTGGCGCTCTCGCCGCCTACGAGCCCGACGGTGCGCATCAACCTCGTCGCGGGCTTCGTGTTCGACGCGCTCCCGCACTGGCCCGAGCTGTTCAAGCTCTCGGTCCCGGCGCGCATCGAGCGGCTGAAGGATCCCGCGTTCCGCCGCCATCTCGACGAGGGCGCGCACTCCGAGGGCGCGGGCCTGCTGCGCGGCCTCGCGAACTGGGAGCGGATGATCGTCGACCAGGTGGCGCGCGAGGAGCACAAGCACCTGCAAGGCCGGCTGATCGGCGACATCGCGAAGGAGATCGGGAAGACGCCGTTCGACACGATGATCGACCTCGCGATCAGCGAGCGGCTCGAAACCTCGTTCATGCCTTCTCCGATCGGCCTCGACGACGCGAGCTGGCAGCTGCGCGCGAGAGTGTGGCGCGACCCGCGCGTGGTGGTGGGCGCGAGCGACGCCGGCGCGCACCTCGACATGATCGACACGTTCGCGTTCTCGACGAACTTGTTGGGGAATGCGCGCGCGAAGAACCTCGCGAGCGTCGAGGAGTGCGTGCGCTGGCTGACCGACGTGCCCGCGCGCCTCTACGGACTGCGCGGTCGCGGCCGGCTCGCAGAGGGCTGGCAGGCGGACGTGGTCGTGTTCGACCCGGGCACCGTCGCAAGCGGGCCGGTGCACATGAAGTACGACCTGCCCGCGGGCGCGGGCCGGCTCTACGCCGACGCGATCGGCGTCGAGCGCGTGTTCGTGAACGGCGCCGAGATCGTGCGCGACGGCAAAGACACCGGCGCGCGCCCCGGCACCGTGCTGCGCTCGGGCCGCGACACCGTCACGGTCGAAGTGCCCGGCGGCCGCGCGGCGTAG
- a CDS encoding 3-keto-5-aminohexanoate cleavage protein gives MSTPVILEVALNGVTKKSQNAAAPETHAEIAADALACFAEGAAIVHTHTTRPSPTPQAFAEDYLGAYRAVLAQKPDAILYPTVGFGIDGTARYDHVAHLAEAGAIRQAVLDPGSVNLGASGADGWPAPMDFVYVNSPSDVRHMAELCRKHGLGPSIAIFEPGWLRVILAMQRAGTLPPGALVKLYFAAGGYLPQAPRSGARSEPQASEVNAVAEPSFSTPPIPEAFEMYLAMLRGSGLNWAVAVLGGDIFDTPIAELAVQRGGHLRVGLEDHASAKSNVDAVRKAKALAEKHGRRLATCAEAGKLLGIPR, from the coding sequence ATGAGCACGCCGGTGATCCTCGAGGTGGCGCTGAACGGCGTCACGAAGAAATCGCAGAACGCGGCGGCACCCGAGACGCACGCCGAGATCGCCGCCGACGCGCTCGCGTGCTTCGCGGAAGGCGCGGCGATCGTGCACACGCACACGACGCGCCCGTCGCCGACGCCGCAGGCCTTCGCGGAGGACTACCTCGGTGCGTATCGCGCGGTGCTCGCGCAGAAGCCCGACGCGATCCTCTACCCCACCGTGGGCTTCGGCATCGACGGCACCGCGCGTTACGACCACGTCGCGCATCTCGCCGAGGCGGGCGCGATCCGCCAGGCCGTGCTCGACCCCGGCAGCGTGAACCTCGGCGCGAGCGGCGCGGACGGCTGGCCCGCGCCGATGGACTTCGTGTACGTGAACTCGCCGAGCGACGTGCGCCACATGGCGGAGCTGTGCCGCAAGCACGGACTCGGCCCGAGCATCGCGATCTTCGAGCCCGGCTGGCTGCGCGTGATCCTCGCGATGCAGCGAGCCGGCACGTTGCCGCCCGGCGCGCTCGTGAAGCTCTACTTCGCCGCAGGGGGTTACCTGCCGCAAGCGCCGCGGAGCGGCGCGCGCAGCGAGCCGCAGGCGAGCGAAGTGAACGCGGTAGCGGAACCGAGCTTCAGCACGCCGCCGATTCCCGAAGCGTTCGAGATGTACCTCGCGATGCTGCGCGGCTCCGGCCTGAACTGGGCGGTCGCGGTGTTAGGGGGCGACATCTTCGACACGCCGATCGCCGAGCTCGCAGTGCAGCGCGGCGGCCACCTGCGCGTGGGGCTCGAGGATCACGCGAGCGCGAAGAGCAACGTCGACGCGGTGCGCAAGGCAAAGGCGCTCGCGGAGAAGCACGGGCGGAGGCTCGCGACGTGCGCGGAGGCGGGGAAGTTGTTGGGGATTCCGCGCTGA
- a CDS encoding alpha/beta hydrolase fold domain-containing protein, protein MASAALPKILEMLRANPLQGDLAQMRANMERGSAATPLPADVKFEAVRAGGVPAEWAIAPGARAERVLVYVHGGGYTMGSLATHRALCGRLSRLAGLRVLNVAYRLAPEHPHPAAVEDGVAAVRWVYAQGVAPARVAIAGDSAGGGLTLATLLALRDAGDALPAAAVCISPWTDLAATGESIRTKASVDPMVTEAPLREMARAYLGGKDSRTPLASPLYADLRGLPPLLLQVGDAELLLDDATRLASRARDAGVDVTLEVWEEMFHVWHAFAEILPEAQRACERIAAWLEPRLALRTDADALGVIEQIHQLKARYFRLMDTKRWDEMRAVFAREATLTDEESNSRWSGRDGIVAGLAGVLAPPVRTFHHGHMPEIEVLSDTEARGVWAMNDWVDTPAFTLDGWGHYHERYVFEDGAWRIAELRLTRLRVLRAPKVAAKAKRAVKKAPARKSAAKRPNKKGKKR, encoded by the coding sequence ATGGCGAGTGCGGCGCTGCCGAAGATCCTCGAGATGTTGCGCGCGAATCCGCTGCAGGGCGACCTGGCGCAGATGCGCGCGAACATGGAGCGCGGCAGCGCGGCGACGCCGCTGCCCGCCGATGTGAAGTTCGAGGCGGTGCGGGCGGGGGGTGTGCCCGCGGAGTGGGCCATCGCGCCGGGCGCGCGCGCGGAGCGCGTGCTCGTGTACGTGCACGGCGGCGGTTACACGATGGGCTCGCTCGCGACGCACCGCGCGCTGTGCGGGCGGCTCTCGCGGCTCGCCGGCCTGCGCGTGCTGAACGTCGCGTACCGGCTCGCGCCCGAGCATCCGCATCCCGCGGCGGTGGAGGACGGGGTCGCAGCGGTGCGCTGGGTGTACGCGCAGGGCGTCGCGCCGGCGCGCGTCGCGATCGCGGGCGACTCCGCGGGCGGCGGCCTCACGCTTGCGACGCTGCTCGCGCTGCGCGACGCCGGCGACGCGCTGCCCGCCGCGGCGGTGTGCATCTCGCCGTGGACGGATCTCGCGGCGACGGGCGAGAGCATTCGCACGAAGGCGAGCGTCGACCCGATGGTGACCGAGGCGCCGCTGCGCGAGATGGCGCGCGCGTACCTCGGCGGCAAGGACTCGCGCACGCCGCTCGCGTCGCCGCTCTACGCGGACCTGCGCGGCCTGCCCCCGCTGCTCTTGCAGGTGGGCGACGCGGAGTTGTTACTGGACGACGCAACGCGACTCGCTTCGCGGGCGCGCGACGCCGGTGTGGACGTCACGCTCGAAGTGTGGGAGGAGATGTTCCACGTCTGGCACGCGTTCGCGGAGATCCTGCCCGAAGCGCAGCGCGCGTGTGAGCGCATCGCCGCGTGGCTCGAGCCGCGCCTCGCGCTGCGCACGGACGCGGATGCGCTCGGCGTGATCGAGCAAATCCATCAGCTCAAGGCGCGCTACTTCCGGCTGATGGACACGAAGCGCTGGGACGAGATGCGCGCCGTGTTCGCGCGCGAGGCGACGCTCACGGACGAGGAGTCGAATTCGCGCTGGAGCGGGCGCGACGGGATCGTCGCGGGGCTCGCGGGCGTGCTGGCGCCGCCGGTGCGCACGTTCCACCACGGCCACATGCCCGAGATCGAGGTGCTGAGCGACACGGAAGCGCGCGGCGTGTGGGCGATGAACGACTGGGTCGACACGCCCGCGTTCACGCTCGACGGCTGGGGCCACTACCACGAGCGCTACGTCTTCGAAGACGGCGCCTGGCGCATCGCCGAGCTGCGGCTCACGCGCCTGCGCGTCCTGCGCGCGCCGAAGGTTGCGGCGAAAGCAAAGCGTGCGGTGAAGAAGGCGCCCGCGAGAAAGAGCGCTGCGAAGCGACCTAACAAGAAGGGGAAGAAGCGATGA
- a CDS encoding nuclear transport factor 2 family protein, with translation MNDLEAIRRLLALYPQLLDAKRLEEWGGLFTEDAIFDVFGRRLTGRAEIVREIGAMQPATPLKHGVFAPVVELDDVNRARAWTDFVTFVQGASGISIGNFATYHDVLAKSDGRWRIAYRAIVSAGEIAPKEVGRAPGF, from the coding sequence ATGAACGACCTGGAAGCAATCCGGCGCCTGCTCGCGCTCTACCCGCAGCTGCTCGACGCGAAGCGCCTCGAAGAATGGGGTGGCCTCTTCACCGAGGACGCGATCTTCGACGTGTTCGGCCGCCGCCTCACGGGCCGCGCCGAGATCGTGCGCGAGATCGGCGCGATGCAGCCCGCGACGCCGCTGAAGCACGGCGTCTTCGCGCCGGTCGTCGAGCTCGACGACGTGAACCGAGCCCGCGCGTGGACCGACTTCGTCACGTTCGTGCAAGGCGCGAGCGGCATCTCGATCGGGAACTTCGCGACATATCACGACGTGCTGGCGAAAAGCGATGGGCGCTGGCGCATCGCGTACCGCGCGATCGTGAGCGCGGGGGAGATCGCGCCGAAGGAAGTGGGGCGCGCGCCGGGGTTTTAG
- a CDS encoding amidohydrolase has translation MEIRDWVIDVDTHITEPADVWSSRVAAKFRDRAPRLTRNADGVDMWSIAGEAPIVPIGFTAVAGWKEPFPAAPKNLDECPPASYDAKARIAYMDSIGVWAMAIYPNVGGFGSQAFLKLGDRELMLACVRAYNDFLIDWCSADARRFIPIAATPFWDVDAAVIEMERAAKIGHKGVLFTGEPQVHGMPILGSPHWNRFWAAAQDLDLPVSFHIGTGTFDGGFTRERMEVTGMGSTNATVAVQLFLDNGKQLVDLLFSGVLARYPRLKVISVESGIGFIPFILESCDYTYGYSRVRETRPEMTLLPSEYFKRQVYGCYFYEEHAPQQLLDAIGEDNVLFETDYPHPVCLFGNVREKIDAGLRGKPERVKNKLLWENAAKLYKVGNPDRVWVPPRE, from the coding sequence ATGGAAATCCGCGACTGGGTCATCGATGTCGACACGCACATCACGGAGCCGGCCGACGTCTGGTCTAGCCGCGTGGCGGCGAAGTTCCGCGACCGCGCGCCGCGCCTCACGCGCAACGCCGACGGCGTCGACATGTGGAGCATCGCGGGCGAGGCGCCGATCGTGCCGATCGGATTCACTGCGGTCGCAGGCTGGAAGGAGCCGTTTCCGGCGGCGCCGAAGAACCTCGACGAGTGCCCACCCGCTTCCTACGACGCGAAGGCTCGCATCGCGTACATGGACTCGATCGGCGTGTGGGCGATGGCGATCTATCCCAACGTCGGCGGCTTCGGCTCGCAGGCGTTCCTCAAGCTCGGCGACCGCGAGCTGATGCTCGCATGTGTTAGGGCGTACAACGACTTCCTGATCGACTGGTGCAGCGCGGACGCGCGCCGCTTCATCCCGATCGCCGCGACGCCGTTCTGGGACGTGGACGCGGCCGTGATCGAGATGGAGCGCGCCGCGAAGATCGGGCACAAGGGCGTGCTCTTCACCGGCGAGCCGCAGGTGCACGGCATGCCGATCCTCGGTAGCCCGCACTGGAACCGCTTCTGGGCCGCGGCGCAGGACCTCGATCTCCCGGTCAGCTTCCACATCGGCACCGGCACCTTCGACGGCGGCTTCACCAGGGAGCGCATGGAAGTGACGGGCATGGGCTCGACGAACGCCACCGTCGCCGTGCAGCTCTTCCTCGACAACGGCAAGCAGCTCGTCGACCTGCTCTTCTCCGGCGTGCTCGCGCGCTACCCGCGCCTCAAAGTGATCTCCGTCGAGAGCGGCATCGGCTTCATCCCGTTCATCCTCGAATCGTGCGACTACACCTACGGCTACTCGCGCGTGCGCGAGACGCGGCCCGAGATGACGCTGCTGCCGAGCGAGTACTTCAAGCGCCAGGTGTACGGGTGTTACTTCTACGAAGAGCACGCGCCTCAACAGCTGCTCGACGCGATCGGCGAGGACAACGTGCTGTTCGAGACCGACTACCCACACCCAGTTTGCCTGTTCGGCAACGTGCGCGAGAAGATCGACGCCGGCCTGCGCGGGAAGCCCGAGCGGGTGAAGAACAAGTTGTTATGGGAAAACGCGGCGAAGCTGTACAAGGTGGGGAACCCGGACCGCGTGTGGGTGCCGCCCAGAGAGTGA
- a CDS encoding SDR family oxidoreductase: MSGRLAGKVAFITGASSGIGAACALRFAQEGASLAGFDLNKPEAGAGDDWLAGAALARNTFFETGDVRDEARVREVVAQVKERLGRIDVLVNAAGVAGGGMVHMLDSNEWDRVVDVNLKGTYLASKHVLGVMLAQQSGAIVNVASVEGIEGFLGGSSYNASKGGVVLLTKNMAIDYARAGIRVNVICPGFIDTPMFRAVILNGPAAAIAPQIKEAHQLGRFGKPVEIANAALFLASDEASFVTGVTLPVDGGYTAGHRFSLG, translated from the coding sequence ATGTCCGGTCGTCTCGCTGGCAAAGTCGCGTTCATTACCGGCGCTTCGTCGGGAATCGGCGCCGCGTGTGCGCTGCGCTTTGCGCAAGAGGGCGCGTCGCTGGCGGGCTTCGACTTGAACAAGCCGGAAGCCGGCGCGGGCGACGACTGGCTCGCAGGCGCCGCGCTCGCGCGTAACACCTTCTTCGAGACCGGCGACGTGCGCGACGAGGCGCGCGTGCGCGAAGTCGTGGCGCAGGTGAAGGAGCGGCTCGGGCGCATCGACGTGCTGGTGAACGCCGCGGGCGTCGCTGGCGGCGGCATGGTGCACATGCTCGACTCGAACGAGTGGGACCGCGTCGTCGACGTGAACCTGAAGGGCACCTACCTCGCGTCGAAGCACGTACTCGGCGTGATGCTCGCGCAGCAGAGCGGCGCGATCGTGAACGTCGCGAGCGTCGAGGGCATCGAGGGCTTCCTCGGCGGCAGCTCCTACAACGCGTCGAAGGGCGGCGTCGTGCTGCTCACGAAGAACATGGCGATCGACTACGCGCGCGCGGGCATCCGCGTGAACGTGATCTGCCCCGGCTTCATCGACACGCCGATGTTCCGCGCCGTGATCCTGAACGGCCCGGCCGCCGCGATCGCGCCGCAGATCAAGGAAGCGCACCAATTAGGGCGCTTCGGCAAGCCCGTGGAGATCGCGAACGCCGCGCTCTTCCTCGCGAGCGACGAGGCCAGCTTCGTCACCGGCGTCACGCTGCCCGTCGACGGCGGCTACACCGCCGGGCATCGGTTTTCGCTGGGGTGA
- a CDS encoding type II toxin-antitoxin system HicA family toxin gives MMSWSSTRASRVLAALERIGWVRVRQRGSHITMKRQGWRIFVWSHHDGDEIGPRMLARIAKATGLRPEDL, from the coding sequence CTGATGTCGTGGTCGAGCACCCGGGCATCGCGAGTCCTCGCGGCGCTCGAACGAATCGGCTGGGTGCGTGTTCGCCAGCGCGGTTCGCACATCACGATGAAGCGCCAAGGCTGGCGAATCTTCGTCTGGTCGCATCACGACGGAGACGAGATCGGGCCGCGAATGCTCGCGCGCATCGCGAAGGCTACTGGGTTGCGACCCGAGGATCTCTGA
- a CDS encoding type II toxin-antitoxin system HicB family antitoxin has translation MSYRVEIEREEDGRWIADVVEIPGAMAYGDNADDALAKAVALALHVIADRIEHGEGPRGAVSVSFEPSAAA, from the coding sequence ATGAGCTACCGCGTCGAGATCGAACGAGAAGAAGACGGGCGTTGGATTGCCGACGTCGTCGAAATCCCCGGCGCCATGGCGTACGGCGACAACGCGGATGACGCCCTCGCCAAAGCCGTCGCGCTCGCGCTGCACGTCATCGCGGATCGCATCGAGCATGGCGAGGGGCCGCGCGGCGCAGTGAGTGTGAGCTTCGAGCCCTCCGCGGCCGCCTGA
- a CDS encoding class I SAM-dependent RNA methyltransferase, with the protein MPPSLALFAACNPGIEPLLAREVAGLGAEARETPGGVELAGDLALAMRAARWLGCASHLMLRVAEFRCRAPGELSRKAAEIPWRAWLRSEVPLAIRATSRASRVFHTGLVAERVRAAVEDALGAKPASATTPDEPAARLQVRFHRDVCTISLEATATPLHRRGYRLESAKAPLREDLAHALVLASGWQPGEALLDPFCGSGTIAIEAAGLALGLAPGRLIPPPLSHLALFDETAWRRVAAETRAPNSSSICASDRDAGAIAAARANAERAGVAHAIAFERVALTKCAWLAAPESAPTRGVLVTNPPFGRRVSEAQKLETLYQALGQRTAKLGAGWRVALLAHDARLARRTGFALEAVFATKHGGMNVSALVGSAATASD; encoded by the coding sequence ATGCCTCCCTCGCTCGCGCTGTTCGCCGCGTGCAATCCCGGCATCGAGCCGCTGCTTGCGCGCGAGGTCGCGGGGCTCGGCGCGGAGGCGCGCGAGACGCCTGGCGGAGTCGAGCTCGCGGGCGATCTCGCGCTCGCGATGCGCGCGGCGCGCTGGCTCGGCTGCGCGAGCCACCTGATGCTGCGCGTCGCGGAGTTTCGCTGCCGCGCACCGGGGGAGCTCTCGCGCAAGGCCGCGGAGATTCCGTGGCGCGCGTGGCTGCGCAGCGAGGTTCCGCTCGCGATCCGCGCGACGAGCAGAGCGTCGCGCGTGTTTCACACCGGGCTCGTTGCGGAGCGCGTGCGCGCGGCAGTCGAGGATGCGCTCGGCGCGAAGCCCGCGTCCGCAACGACTCCCGACGAGCCCGCGGCGCGGCTCCAGGTCCGCTTCCACCGCGACGTGTGCACGATCTCGCTCGAAGCGACCGCGACGCCGCTGCACCGCCGCGGCTATCGCCTCGAGAGCGCGAAGGCCCCGCTGCGCGAGGATCTCGCGCACGCGCTGGTTCTCGCGAGCGGGTGGCAACCTGGCGAAGCGCTGCTCGATCCGTTCTGCGGCTCCGGCACGATCGCGATCGAGGCGGCGGGGCTCGCGCTCGGTCTCGCGCCCGGTCGGCTGATTCCGCCGCCGCTCTCGCATCTCGCGCTGTTCGACGAGACAGCGTGGCGGCGCGTCGCCGCGGAGACGCGTGCCCCGAACAGCTCGTCAATCTGCGCGAGCGATCGCGACGCCGGTGCGATCGCAGCGGCGCGCGCGAACGCCGAGCGCGCGGGCGTCGCGCACGCGATCGCGTTCGAGCGCGTGGCGCTGACGAAGTGCGCCTGGCTCGCGGCGCCCGAGTCGGCGCCGACGCGCGGCGTGCTCGTCACGAATCCGCCGTTCGGGCGCCGCGTGTCCGAGGCGCAGAAGCTGGAGACGCTCTATCAGGCGCTCGGCCAGCGCACGGCGAAGCTCGGAGCGGGCTGGCGCGTCGCGCTCCTCGCGCACGACGCTCGACTCGCGCGGCGCACGGGCTTCGCGCTCGAAGCCGTCTTCGCGACGAAGCACGGCGGCATGAACGTGAGCGCTCTCGTGGGGAGCGCCGCAACCGCGAGCGATTAG
- a CDS encoding GFA family protein has translation MIARGACGRGAIRFECDAAGAQAVHCFCTDCRKATGGAFATVVGFEAAKLRLLAGSPKSWVVTGTSGGRVERQQAALRRAQRGAAERRSNRGLVSR, from the coding sequence ATGATCGCGAGGGGCGCCTGCGGCCGCGGCGCGATTCGCTTCGAGTGCGACGCCGCGGGCGCGCAGGCCGTGCACTGCTTCTGCACCGACTGCCGCAAAGCGACGGGCGGTGCGTTCGCCACGGTCGTCGGCTTCGAAGCCGCGAAGCTCCGGCTGCTCGCGGGCTCGCCGAAGAGCTGGGTTGTTACGGGCACGAGTGGCGGACGCGTCGAGCGCCAGCAAGCGGCGCTTCGCCGCGCGCAGCGAGGCGCAGCCGAGCGGAGGTCGAACAGGGGCCTCGTTTCCCGTTGA